A window of Candidatus Poribacteria bacterium genomic DNA:
TACACTGCTGACCCGCCGGAACTCCTGTGTAACGAGGTGATGCTCCTGCCCTACTACATCGCCAGTCTCAACATAGAGCACGAGTTCTACACCGCAACGAATCGGTATGTTCCTTATGAAGGTTTATGTTTGGTAGATACCTTTGAGGTTGCCGAAGCGCGGCAGATGCCACTGTTCACCCTTGACAACACAGCACGCGTTGAAAAGCAGAAGGAGACACCGATGTTTGTGGTTATCGGCAATCCACCCTACAATGTGGGACAGGTCAACGAGAACGATAACAACAAAAACCGAAAGTATGAGACGATGGACAAGTTGATTGCTGAGACTTATGCGAAAGACTCCAAAGCGACACTCAGAAGTCAGCTTTACGATCCGTATGTCAAGGCAATTCGGTGGGCATTGGACCGAATTGGTGAGGAAGGCGTTGTTGCTTTCGTAACAAACAACAGTTTTCTTGAAGGATTGGCGTTTGACGGGATGCGGAAACACCTCGCAGAAGATTGTGACGCGATCTATATTTTGGACTTGGGTGGAAACGCGAGGAAGGGATTGAAGGTCTCGGATGCCAATGTATTCGGAATTCGGGTGGGTGTGAGCGTCAACCTGTTTATGAAAAGGAAAGGGGATTCATCAGAAGCACCCCGATACTTTTACCATCGCACTGATGACCTATGGAACAGAGAACAGAAATTCGTTTTTCTGAATGAACGTCAGCACATAGGCAATATTGAGTGGCAACCGATTCAACCAGATGTGCGGCATACCTGGCTCACTGAAGGTTTTCATGCTGAATTTGACACTTTTCTTCCAATGGGGAGTAAGGAGACAAAGGCTGTAAAAGGTGAGGCAGTAGATGTGATTTTCAAAACTTACAGCAACGGTGTGAAAACCAATCGTGACGCATGGGTTTACAATTTTAACCAAAACACACTTGTTGAAAATACAAGTAAAATGATTGAAACTTACAATACTGAAGTCACTCGGTGGGGACAGCGGATGGATCGAAATGCTAATCTTAATGATTATGTAATTTCTGATGAGACAAAAATCAAGTGGAGTTTAACTCTAAAACAGAAGTTGCAGAGTAGTCAAACAGCAGCATTTACAGATGCGAAAATCCGGCAATCTCTCTATCGTCCGTTTATGAGATTAAACCTCTACTTTGATCGAATGATGAATGATAGGGTGCTTGTGTTTCCTTCTATCTTTCCCACACCAGAGACAGAAATAGAAAATCGGGTGATAATTGTTAGTGATCACGGCTTTCGCGCGGACTTTAGTACATTGGTAACGAACATAATTCCCGATGTTCATACCCTTTCAGCACAGGATAGTTTCCAGTGCTTTCCCTTCTATACCTACGACGAGGACGGCACAAACCGCCGCGAGAACATCACTGATTGGGCGTTGGCGGAGTTCCGAGCGCATTACGAGGACGACCCCATCACCAAGTGGGACATCTTCCACTACAACTATGGACTCTTGCATCATCCTGAGTATCGCGAGAAATATGAGGCGAATCTCAAGCGCGATCTTCCGCATATTCCGTTTGTGAAGGACTTCTGGGCGTTTGCGGAGGCAGGCGCACAGTTAGCGGACCTTCACGTTAACTATGAATCCCAACCCGAATACGATAAGCTGAAGTTTATCCAAAACTCGGATGTGCCGCTTAATTGGCGTGTTGAGAAGATGAAGCTTTCAAAAGACAAAGCCTCGCTTGTCTACAACGATTTCCTAACGATCAGTGGCATTCCTGAAAAGGCGTTTGATTACCGGCTCGGCACACGTTCCGCGTTAGAATGGATAATTAATCAATATTGTGTTAAAATAGATAAACGGAGCGGCATTGTGAACGATCCAAACCGGGCAGATGACCCGCAGTACATTGTCAAACTCATTGGGAAGGTGATTACCGTCAGTTTGGAGACGGTGGATATTGTTGAGGGATTGCCGGACTTGGATTTAGGATAGAGAGACATGGAGTCAAGGAGAAAGTCATGGGAATCATAGAGTGGCTAAACGCAAATAGTGGCGCAATAATCGTGATTGTCGCTATCGTGCTTGTTAGTGTCATTAGTTATTACGCCTATCTGACGTGGCGGCTGCTAAAAGCGAGTAACACACCTGAAATTGCGATCTCCCTGCGTCCGCATGAAGCACATATTCATTGTGTTATGCTCTGCATAGAGAATATAGGAACGGGAGCGGCTCGTAATATCCAATTCCAAACAGACCTTTCTTTTAAACCTGATGGGGAAAGATCCTTTGAGGATGTTGGTTTCCTCAAGAATGGAATTGACTACCTTGGCCCGGGGGAAAAGATTGAGCACTTTTTGGTGAGTGTGATAGGCAAATTAGATAAGCTCAAAGAAACGCCCCTTGAAATCGGTGTTACTTATACGGATTCGGTGAAAACAGCACATCAATGTGCCTTTCATCTTGATTTTGGTGAGGACGAAGGTTACGCCCGCGTTGGCAAACCGCCGCTTTTTGAGATAGCCGAGGCTACTCAGAAGTTACAGGAGGATGTCAACAACATTGCTACCGGATCTCGAAAACCCGTAATTCTCACTGAACCCCTATTTGAGCATAGGATACGGAACCATACTGACTTTTTGGAGAGGCGGATAAGTCAGTACCCGCGTAATATTCAAAGCAAAATTTTACAGAAAGTAGACTTCCTTATTCAAGATCAAGATCGGGAAATGCGTGAAAAATCACAGAATGGTGAGACAGAAACGGACGCGAATTCGTCATAAAAAGGGGGTGAAACAGATGGCAGTTACAATTTATATCTATGCTAATAATGGGACACCTATAGAAATTCCTGATGAGACGGAGGATCCGTTAGCGAATAATAATTCGCGGTTATCTACTGAAGAGTTTAAAGCGGTACTCGAGCGATTAGCAGTCAAATTTGAGGAATTCGCGGGTCCCAATGTCCCTCCCTTATCGGATTACGCGGTGAGCCGCGAAGGGCTGTACGAAGATCATTTATAGTTATGATTTATCAATCTTCCCGCCAAGACCCCATGCTTTAGCTTGCGGGATGTAGGCGGGCATTGGGTTTGTCATTGAAAAAACATTTTGACAATCGCCTAAAAATGTAGTATAATTAAAAGTATCAAGTTGGCAGACATGACAAGCACAGTCGCTTGACTGTGTGTCTGCCTACCCACTTGTCAGGGGTTAAAGACTTGATGCTTGATGTACCATGAAAACGTATAAGTATAAGTTTGGCGATCAATCGAATTGTATCCGTATCGGCAATCTGCTTGACGATATGTGGCAGGTGCATGACTATTTCCATAGGTGGCAGGATCAAAGGTATAGAGCTGGATTGCCGTATGCGGACCATCCTGCGATGTCTGCACACTTGACGGATTTGAAACGCACCACCCACCCGCATTGGAACGCTTTGCCGAGTCAAGCGATTCAAGAGGAACTCAAACGGATTGACAAGGCGTATGTGCGTTTTTTCAAAAAACTTGGTGGGAAACCGAAAAGGAAACGCCGACACAAGTTCAAGTCTATCACATACCCTGGAAGTGCGGGTTGGTCTCTGAAAAATAATCGTATCACGCTGACGTTCCGTAAATGGAATCCTCAGACGCGTAAGTGGCAGTATGATAAAGTGGCGTATACGTTTCATAAGCACCGCCAGTGGCATGGGACTCTCAGTCGTATTACAATCAAACGTGATAGTTGCGGAGACTATTGGCTTCATATCATAACAACCTACACAGATTTTAGACCACTGCCGGCAACAGGTCAGAGCGTTGGGGCAGACTTTGGTATGAAAGACGCATATTTGACACTTAGCACGGGTGAGAAGATACAACACCCACAACCTTTGAAGCAGTCTTTGAACGAACTCCGGTCTCTCAACAAAAGCCTTTCTCGAAAGGTTAAAGGTTCTAACGGGTGGTGGCGTGCTGTTCGACAACTCGCACGTCTCTACAGAAAAGTATCTAATCAGCGTAAAGATTTTCATTGGCAACTCGCCACTAAACTCTGTAAAAAGTTTGATACGATTGTCCTTGAAACTTTGAACCTTGATGGCATGAAACGGCTGTGGGGTCGTAAAGTTTCTGACCTCGCCTTCTACGAGTTTGTTGAGATATTGAAGTATAAAAGTCAAAAACATAAGCGTCAACTCATTCAAATCAGTCAATGGACTGCTACAACGAAACCGTGTAGCGATTGTGGCTATCACAACAAAAATCTTTCTCTTTCAGATAGGCAGTGGACATGTCCCGAATGTGGTTCACACCATGACCGAGACATCAACGCTGCGATAAACATTTTGCGGGCAGGGATAGCCGTTACCTAACGATATGCCTTGTCTGTGACAAGGGAAACGCCCGCGGGTGGAGCGAAAATAAGACGGTGGACTCTTTGAGAAAACCGCAGTCGCTACGAAACCGAAGCCCCTACCTTTAGGTAGTGGGTGCTATCACCTTGCAGATACCAATGTTTTGTTGCGTATCGTACAACGCACCGACGTACGTCATTCCATTGCTCAGGCTGCTGTGCACAAATTAGAGACAAAGGGCCATCAACTACAGACCACTTCGCAAAATTTCGCAGAATTCTGGAACGCTTCAACTCGACCTACTGAGCGAAATGGTTTTGGGCTCACGCCTGATGAGACAGACACGCTCTTAGGAGAATTAGAACAGTCTTTTCCTTTGCTGCCGGATTCACCAAATGTCTACCCAGTATGGAGACGACTCGTCGTGCAATATAATGTGTCGGGGCGTCAGGTTCACGATGCACGGTTGGTTGCGTCGATGATTGCGTATGATGTAACACATATCCTAACTTTCAACGTAACCGATTTTGAACGCTATGCCTCTGAAAGAATTGTGGCTATTGATCCAGCGGCGGTTTAGTAATGACTTGAAGAATGTCTTAGAGTTTCTCTTTTTTTGAAGAAAAACAACACTATTTACACCGAAATATTAGGTGAAACACTTTATGAATCAATTCTTTGCATACGCCCTTATTTTTTTGCTGATTTTTTTATGTCTGTCTGCTGCAGCGGATAGCACGGACATCCACGAAAACGCCGGCACCCGCGCTATGACTTTCCTCAAAATCGGGGTAGGTGCGAAGGCGATGGGGATGGGAGAATCTCACGTCGCTGCGACCGATGACCTTTACGCCTCGTATTGGAATCCCGCCGGACTTGCCAAGCTCCAACACCCACAACTTGCACTTATGCATAACGAATGGTTTGCTGGAATCAATCACGAGTTCGTCGGATTTGCACACCCGTTTGGGAGTGCTGGGACCCTCGGTGCGAGCGCGAGTTTCTTGTCCTTCGGTGAGTTGCAGGGACGCGATCGAGAGGGGAACGAAACGACTATTTTCCGTCCTTACGATCTGGCGTTGGTTCTGTCGTATGCCCGTGGTTTCGGTGATTCACTCGCTTTCGGTGCGAACGCGAAATTCTTGCGAGAGCAGATCGCTGACGAAAGCGGCACCGGTATTGCCTTCGATCTCGGTGGGATATACACCTTTTCAGAGATGCCTTTTCTTGCATTGGGGTTCAACGCGCAGCACGTGGGACCGCGAGTGAAGTTTATAGAGGAGGCTTTCGGTCTACCCTTTACCTTTAGACTCGGCGCGGCTTACAGAACCTCGACCCAGCCATTCATCCTAACGGTGGACATCATCCGACCCTCTGACAACGACATCGCAATCGCGGCAGGTGCAGGCTACACGATTGGCAATATTTTGGAACTCCGCACCGGTTATAAATACAAAATCGGTGGCAACGATTTAGGCGCGATTTCCGGCCTCACAGGCGGTTTTGGGTTGACACTCCTTCGCTTCCAAATCGATTACGCGCTCGTGCCTTTCGGCGTTTTGGGGTTAACACACCGATTCTCATTGATCGCTAATTTTTAGTAAGAGGCAAGGAGACTGCCTGCTAAAGGGCTTAGGAACAAGCGTTAATAAATGCGGTAAATAGTTTTGCCGAATGTTCTTGAAGCTCCAAAGAACCTTGCTTTTTGAACATCCGTTCCGGATGGTATTGCACACCGAGCATGAACTTTTTTGATGTGTCCTCTATTGCTTCAATAATCCCATCTTTTGATTGTGCTGTTACAGTAAACCCCTCGCCAATTACTTTTAAGGACTGATGATGTCTTGAATTGACTTCAGTGGTGGTTTCACTTGTAATTTGGTTGAGTCGGCTGTCCGATTGAATCTGAATATCGTGCCAAGAATCGTCGGTATTTTCTATTATCTTATGCGTCAAATGGTCTGTAAACTGTGAAGGGATGTCTTGGTACAGGCTGCTTCCAATTGCGACGTTCATAATCTGGATGCCGCGGCAGATTCCGAAAACGGGGAGATTTTCTTCTATTGCCTGCTTGCACAGTGGTAGTTCCAACTCGTCGCGGTCGAAATCAATGTCTGTCGTCTCGTGTTCTTCTTCACCGTAATGGATTGGGTCAATATCACGCCCTCCGGTGAGTAAAAGTCCTTTTAGACCTTTAAATACCTCTGGTGGTGCCCCTGGATACAGCGGACGGGCTATGCCGCCGTGTTTTTCAATGGCGCGGATGTAGTTGTTAGTCGGGTCGTTTTCATCGTAGCCAAATGTAATTCCAATAATAGGTTTCATATAGAAATCCTCCTTTTGATTTTGTTTTCCTGGATAAAAGCGATTTCCCGAATGTAGGTTGGGTTGAGCGGTATCTGACAAACCACGTCCGTTTGCCGCAGTAATCTTTACATATTTAAAATACCTACACACTCCAAAAACCGAGCGAAACCCAACGTCTTTCTAAACTCGGGATCCCTGTTAAATTATACTCTATTTTGCAGCCAAATGACAAACCAACCTGAATCGCATTTGCATTATACGTAGATGCGTGGTATAATTTGCACATAGCATTTATGTTACACGAATTTAACGAGAAAGAATTATCCATTACAGAAGACGAAGCACCGATACTCACGTGCTATCATGGTGGCGATGTGGCACATCCGCCATATCTGCATCCGCTCTATGCTCCCAATGGACAAGTGGTAACAGATGACACGAGCATAGGGCATCAGCATCCACCGGGAATTTGTTTCACTCGCGGAACCGTCAGCGGTGCGCAGCTGGAGCACGATGAGATTACGCGCGACACAAAGGCTGATTCAGCGAGGTTTTCTGTTGTCACGACGTGGAAGAATTCCGGGGAACCGTTGCTGATGGAAACCTGTGCAGTGAGGGTGCACCCACGTCAGACCGAAGTACAGGTCTTGGATATAGACATCTCGCTGCAGGCACTACGTGATTCTCTTGAATTTACCGACAACACAGGACTTGGCTACCTCGCTGTTGAGATGGAGTACCGTAAAGCAGCGGATGCCGAGGGACGGATCGGTGAGTCGGAAGTGAGTGGCAAAACATCGGCGTGGGGAACTCTCTGCGGTCTCACTGCTGCTGAGCAGGAAGCGGTCGGAGTCGCAATTCTCCCGCATCCCACAAACGGTGAAACAACGTTTTTTGCCGAGGATGCCTCGTTCGGATTTCTTTTCGCACAGACAACGCCTTTCACCGTGAATGCCGATGAGACGCACACACTGAAATACCGGGTGCTGGCATATATAGGTGATCTCTTTACTTTTGACGTGTGGGGATACCATCAAGATTACATAGGATAAGTATGAAAGACCAGACGCTTTTCCCACTCTATAATGAAAATAAGGGCATAGACACACCGCATCCACCGCCACAAGGATCGCAAAAGGGGGTGCCACAGGCGGACGCGCGTCGCGTCTATATTGAAACGTACGGATGTCAAATGAATGTCAGTGACAGTGAACTGATGGCAGGCATTTTGACGCAGAGTGGACATCAAACCGTGCCGCATCTCGACGATGCGGATGTCGTCCTTGTGAACACCTGCGCGATACGGGAAAACGCGGAAACAAAAGTGATTAATCGGCTCAAGCATCTGAACCATCGGAAACGCCGTCAACCGGAACTCATCATCGGTGTCTGCGGTTGTATGGCACAACACCTCCGAGACAAACTCTTAGACGCGGCACCTTATGTGGACCTTGTGATGGGCCCCGATGCTTATCGAGATCTACCCGTGGCACTGGATTCTTTGGTGCGTGGTGTGGAATCGCATGTCTCGCTGACGGATCGGGATCCGTTTGTAGGCTTGCGGTTAGACAAAAGCGAAGATTACGCCGACATCGCCCCCATCCGAAAAGAGGGAATTCGGGCGTGGCTCACCATTCAGCGTGGGTGTGATAAGATGTGCACCTTCTGCATCGTGCCCTTTGTTCGCGGCAGAGAACGGAGCCTTCCCCTGAAACTCCTTGTTGAAGATGTCGAAAAACTGGTGGACCAAGGATTCAAAGAGGTCGTTCTGCTTGGACAGACTGTTAATTCCTATCACGACGACAGTGCCGATTTCGGAGACCTCCTCTATGCTGTCGGCGAAGTCAATGGATTGGAACGCGTACGATTTACCTCCCCACACCCTGCTGATGCGACGGACAGTATGATTGACGCAATGGCGAGTTCACCGAGTGTTTGTAAGCATTTGCATCTCCCACTGCAATCTGGTTCAACGGAGGTGCTGGATCGTATGCGCCGTACCTACACAGCGGAGGAATATCGCGCGCTTGTCTCGAAGCTCCGCGAACGTATCCCCGATATTGCACTCACGACTGATATTATCGTCGGTTTTTGTGGTGAAACCGATGCGGAATTCATGGAGACATATCAGATGATGGCGGATATCCGATACGATTCAGCGTTCATGTTCAAGTATTCTGAGCGTGAGGGGACCCTTGCACATAAAGCCTTACCGGATGATGTGCCCGAAGCCGTGAAGGGAGCACGTCTCAAACAGATTATTGAACTCCAAGAAAGTATTTCTGCGGACGTCAACAGTGCTGCAGT
This region includes:
- a CDS encoding PorV/PorQ family protein; amino-acid sequence: MNQFFAYALIFLLIFLCLSAAADSTDIHENAGTRAMTFLKIGVGAKAMGMGESHVAATDDLYASYWNPAGLAKLQHPQLALMHNEWFAGINHEFVGFAHPFGSAGTLGASASFLSFGELQGRDREGNETTIFRPYDLALVLSYARGFGDSLAFGANAKFLREQIADESGTGIAFDLGGIYTFSEMPFLALGFNAQHVGPRVKFIEEAFGLPFTFRLGAAYRTSTQPFILTVDIIRPSDNDIAIAAGAGYTIGNILELRTGYKYKIGGNDLGAISGLTGGFGLTLLRFQIDYALVPFGVLGLTHRFSLIANF
- a CDS encoding N-6 DNA methylase gives rise to the protein MPHLNIKPSHKPIKTYYAELQEYDTIGVAHEGAVRAAFQSLLQHYCRQASLTLVCERTHYTTENRRIRPDGEVVDTFGLPYGYWEAKDTQDDLYTEAAKKFDAGYPSKNIVVQSPTHALLYQHGQLQLDLDISEPRNLVHVLQTFFAYQEENISAWHTAVAEFREIVPELGEKLTVLIETERQNNSQFQVAFTNFHQQCQALINPNLSIAAVEEMLVQHLLTERIFRTVFNNPDFTRRNIIAREIENVIDALTSQTFDRNQFLQSLDPFYVAIEQTAATITNFSQKQGFLNTVYEQFFQGFSVKVADTHGIVYTPQPIVDFMVKSVEHILQTELNRSLSDSGVNIIDPFVGTGNFIVRIMQELDPISLERKYTADPPELLCNEVMLLPYYIASLNIEHEFYTATNRYVPYEGLCLVDTFEVAEARQMPLFTLDNTARVEKQKETPMFVVIGNPPYNVGQVNENDNNKNRKYETMDKLIAETYAKDSKATLRSQLYDPYVKAIRWALDRIGEEGVVAFVTNNSFLEGLAFDGMRKHLAEDCDAIYILDLGGNARKGLKVSDANVFGIRVGVSVNLFMKRKGDSSEAPRYFYHRTDDLWNREQKFVFLNERQHIGNIEWQPIQPDVRHTWLTEGFHAEFDTFLPMGSKETKAVKGEAVDVIFKTYSNGVKTNRDAWVYNFNQNTLVENTSKMIETYNTEVTRWGQRMDRNANLNDYVISDETKIKWSLTLKQKLQSSQTAAFTDAKIRQSLYRPFMRLNLYFDRMMNDRVLVFPSIFPTPETEIENRVIIVSDHGFRADFSTLVTNIIPDVHTLSAQDSFQCFPFYTYDEDGTNRRENITDWALAEFRAHYEDDPITKWDIFHYNYGLLHHPEYREKYEANLKRDLPHIPFVKDFWAFAEAGAQLADLHVNYESQPEYDKLKFIQNSDVPLNWRVEKMKLSKDKASLVYNDFLTISGIPEKAFDYRLGTRSALEWIINQYCVKIDKRSGIVNDPNRADDPQYIVKLIGKVITVSLETVDIVEGLPDLDLG
- a CDS encoding PmoA family protein is translated as MLHEFNEKELSITEDEAPILTCYHGGDVAHPPYLHPLYAPNGQVVTDDTSIGHQHPPGICFTRGTVSGAQLEHDEITRDTKADSARFSVVTTWKNSGEPLLMETCAVRVHPRQTEVQVLDIDISLQALRDSLEFTDNTGLGYLAVEMEYRKAADAEGRIGESEVSGKTSAWGTLCGLTAAEQEAVGVAILPHPTNGETTFFAEDASFGFLFAQTTPFTVNADETHTLKYRVLAYIGDLFTFDVWGYHQDYIG
- the miaB gene encoding tRNA (N6-isopentenyl adenosine(37)-C2)-methylthiotransferase MiaB, whose protein sequence is MKDQTLFPLYNENKGIDTPHPPPQGSQKGVPQADARRVYIETYGCQMNVSDSELMAGILTQSGHQTVPHLDDADVVLVNTCAIRENAETKVINRLKHLNHRKRRQPELIIGVCGCMAQHLRDKLLDAAPYVDLVMGPDAYRDLPVALDSLVRGVESHVSLTDRDPFVGLRLDKSEDYADIAPIRKEGIRAWLTIQRGCDKMCTFCIVPFVRGRERSLPLKLLVEDVEKLVDQGFKEVVLLGQTVNSYHDDSADFGDLLYAVGEVNGLERVRFTSPHPADATDSMIDAMASSPSVCKHLHLPLQSGSTEVLDRMRRTYTAEEYRALVSKLRERIPDIALTTDIIVGFCGETDAEFMETYQMMADIRYDSAFMFKYSEREGTLAHKALPDDVPEAVKGARLKQIIELQESISADVNSAAVGDTIAVLVEGESRRDADRYHGKTDGFKTAVFPKADSEIGEVVNVRIDSTTAHTLIGQIV
- a CDS encoding RNA-guided endonuclease TnpB family protein, whose amino-acid sequence is MKTYKYKFGDQSNCIRIGNLLDDMWQVHDYFHRWQDQRYRAGLPYADHPAMSAHLTDLKRTTHPHWNALPSQAIQEELKRIDKAYVRFFKKLGGKPKRKRRHKFKSITYPGSAGWSLKNNRITLTFRKWNPQTRKWQYDKVAYTFHKHRQWHGTLSRITIKRDSCGDYWLHIITTYTDFRPLPATGQSVGADFGMKDAYLTLSTGEKIQHPQPLKQSLNELRSLNKSLSRKVKGSNGWWRAVRQLARLYRKVSNQRKDFHWQLATKLCKKFDTIVLETLNLDGMKRLWGRKVSDLAFYEFVEILKYKSQKHKRQLIQISQWTATTKPCSDCGYHNKNLSLSDRQWTCPECGSHHDRDINAAINILRAGIAVT
- a CDS encoding PIN domain nuclease, translating into MLRIVQRTDVRHSIAQAAVHKLETKGHQLQTTSQNFAEFWNASTRPTERNGFGLTPDETDTLLGELEQSFPLLPDSPNVYPVWRRLVVQYNVSGRQVHDARLVASMIAYDVTHILTFNVTDFERYASERIVAIDPAAV
- a CDS encoding gamma-glutamyl-gamma-aminobutyrate hydrolase family protein (Members of this family of hydrolases with an active site Cys residue belong to MEROPS family C26.) — encoded protein: MKPIIGITFGYDENDPTNNYIRAIEKHGGIARPLYPGAPPEVFKGLKGLLLTGGRDIDPIHYGEEEHETTDIDFDRDELELPLCKQAIEENLPVFGICRGIQIMNVAIGSSLYQDIPSQFTDHLTHKIIENTDDSWHDIQIQSDSRLNQITSETTTEVNSRHHQSLKVIGEGFTVTAQSKDGIIEAIEDTSKKFMLGVQYHPERMFKKQGSLELQEHSAKLFTAFINACS